A genome region from Gemmatimonadota bacterium includes the following:
- the infA gene encoding translation initiation factor IF-1 translates to MSNDAIEVEGTVTEVLPNANFRVELENGHKILAYLSGKMRKFYIRVLEGDRVKVEMSPYDLTRGRITYRYK, encoded by the coding sequence TTGTCGAACGATGCCATTGAAGTGGAAGGGACCGTTACCGAGGTCCTCCCGAACGCGAATTTTCGGGTGGAGCTCGAGAATGGCCATAAGATCCTGGCGTACCTCTCCGGAAAGATGCGAAAGTTCTACATCCGGGTATTAGAAGGGGATCGGGTCAAGGTCGAGATGTCACCTTACGATCTCACCCGGGGACGCATCACATACCGGTACAAGTAG
- the asd gene encoding archaetidylserine decarboxylase (Phosphatidylserine decarboxylase is synthesized as a single chain precursor. Generation of the pyruvoyl active site from a Ser is coupled to cleavage of a Gly-Ser bond between the larger (beta) and smaller (alpha chains). It is an integral membrane protein.) translates to MRGVPLHWRLFLGFLARLPQGILSRAWGRFAELSFPPPVQRAVNRTFARLTGVNISESELLPSEYPTLSNFFSRALRAGARQWPNAPAMPASPVDGILGAFGVLDRGVAIQAKGLTYPVKDLLAETGAGDFFVSGLFFTIYLAPRHYHRIHAPVEGRIREARAVPGRLLPVNVAATRSIEALFPRNERLVVLMDAPRARLALVAVGAFNVGRISAAFDPGWNGPQGRGVTNRRKSGDLEARRYDPPLRIVRGQEVMAFHFGSTVVLLLESVGPACLPAPHPDLREGMEIRVGAPLLSEPLSSSRE, encoded by the coding sequence ATGAGGGGGGTCCCCCTCCATTGGCGGCTCTTCCTGGGGTTTCTCGCAAGGCTCCCCCAAGGGATCCTCTCACGGGCCTGGGGGCGCTTCGCCGAGCTCTCCTTCCCACCACCCGTGCAACGGGCGGTGAATCGGACGTTCGCGCGGCTCACCGGGGTGAACATCTCGGAATCGGAGCTCCTCCCCAGCGAATACCCCACCCTTTCAAATTTTTTTTCCCGCGCACTCCGTGCCGGGGCCCGGCAATGGCCGAATGCGCCCGCGATGCCGGCGTCGCCTGTGGACGGGATCCTGGGCGCCTTCGGGGTTCTCGATCGCGGCGTCGCGATCCAGGCAAAGGGGCTGACGTATCCGGTGAAGGACCTCCTCGCGGAGACGGGCGCCGGAGATTTCTTTGTGTCCGGGCTCTTTTTCACCATCTACCTGGCCCCCCGGCACTACCACCGGATCCACGCCCCGGTCGAAGGAAGGATTCGCGAGGCGAGAGCGGTTCCGGGGAGGCTCCTCCCCGTAAACGTCGCGGCGACGCGGAGCATCGAAGCGCTTTTTCCGAGGAACGAGCGCCTCGTGGTCTTGATGGACGCGCCGAGGGCCCGGCTGGCGCTCGTCGCCGTCGGGGCCTTTAATGTGGGGAGGATCTCGGCGGCCTTCGATCCGGGGTGGAATGGACCGCAAGGGCGGGGAGTCACGAACCGGCGGAAATCGGGAGACCTCGAGGCGCGGCGTTACGACCCGCCCCTCCGCATCGTACGGGGCCAGGAGGTGATGGCCTTCCACTTCGGCTCGACCGTCGTTCTCCTCCTCGAAAGTGTCGGCCCGGCCTGCCTTCCGGCTCCGCATCCCGATCTCAGGGAGGGAATGGAGATCCGTGTGGGAGCGCCTCTCCTCTCGGAGCCTCTCTCCAGCTCCCGGGAATAG
- a CDS encoding MBL fold metallo-hydrolase, which produces MKVTPFGGAGTVTGSRYLLESGGARILVDCGLFQGLKVLRLRNWRPFPIPPSEVDAVVLTHAHLDHSGFVPVLVRDGFKGPVYVTRPTTGLLPILLEDAGRLQEEDAERANRRGYSKHSPAKPLFTEADARAVIPHVNPRPFDQSWELGGLHFKYHRAGHILGAASVEAVSPTGYTVLFSGDLGREHDSLFPPPVSRPQADLVLMEATYGDRRHPETIAEEALAEALNSALRRGGIAMIASFAVGRAQTLATLIHRLMLDGELPEVPVFLNSPMAIEVTGVHLDHVAELRPEAAEFRAAMDRLVPTPSVEESKELNERRGPWIVIAGAGMLTGGRILHHLKAFGGDPRNALILPGYQAEGTRGRHLRSGERRLKIHGQTVEIRCQIHVLDQLSAHADAEELADWILDGPEPSGGVVLVHAEPSPADTFRATIEGRAGWKVAVAEEGVSYP; this is translated from the coding sequence ATGAAAGTCACCCCGTTCGGGGGAGCCGGGACGGTGACCGGCTCCCGGTACCTCCTGGAGTCGGGCGGGGCGCGAATCCTCGTGGATTGCGGGCTTTTCCAGGGCCTCAAGGTCCTCAGGCTCCGGAACTGGCGGCCCTTTCCGATCCCCCCGTCCGAGGTGGATGCCGTCGTCCTGACGCATGCCCACCTCGACCACTCGGGATTCGTTCCGGTCCTCGTTCGGGACGGGTTCAAGGGGCCGGTGTACGTGACTCGCCCGACGACTGGTCTCCTCCCCATACTTCTCGAGGATGCGGGAAGGCTTCAGGAGGAGGACGCGGAACGTGCGAATCGAAGGGGTTATTCGAAGCACTCTCCGGCGAAGCCCCTCTTCACCGAGGCTGACGCCCGCGCCGTCATCCCCCACGTCAATCCGCGTCCCTTCGATCAGTCGTGGGAGTTGGGCGGGCTCCACTTCAAGTATCACAGGGCAGGGCACATTCTCGGGGCCGCTTCCGTGGAAGCCGTTTCGCCCACGGGGTACACGGTGCTCTTCTCGGGCGATCTGGGGCGAGAGCACGACTCTCTCTTTCCTCCGCCCGTTTCCCGGCCCCAAGCGGACCTCGTCCTCATGGAGGCGACGTACGGAGATCGAAGACATCCGGAAACGATCGCCGAGGAGGCGCTCGCCGAGGCTCTGAATTCGGCGCTTCGGCGCGGCGGGATCGCGATGATCGCGTCCTTCGCGGTCGGGCGCGCACAAACCCTCGCAACCCTGATTCATCGCCTGATGCTCGACGGCGAACTGCCGGAGGTTCCGGTGTTCCTGAACAGCCCGATGGCGATCGAAGTGACCGGAGTGCACCTGGACCACGTCGCCGAGCTCCGACCGGAAGCCGCGGAATTCCGCGCGGCGATGGACCGCCTCGTCCCCACTCCGAGCGTGGAAGAGTCGAAAGAGCTGAACGAGAGGCGTGGGCCCTGGATCGTCATTGCCGGAGCGGGGATGCTGACCGGGGGGAGGATTCTCCACCACCTCAAGGCCTTCGGGGGCGACCCCCGGAATGCCCTCATTCTCCCCGGCTACCAGGCGGAGGGGACCCGGGGGCGGCATCTGCGGAGTGGCGAGAGGCGGCTCAAGATCCATGGCCAGACGGTAGAGATTCGGTGTCAGATCCACGTCCTCGACCAGCTCTCCGCCCACGCGGATGCCGAGGAGCTCGCCGATTGGATTCTCGATGGGCCCGAGCCCTCCGGTGGCGTGGTCTTGGTCCATGCGGAGCCTTCGCCCGCGGACACGTTCCGGGCGACGATCGAGGGGCGAGCCGGGTGGAAGGTCGCCGTCGCGGAGGAAGGGGTTTCTTATCCATGA